A genomic window from Exiguobacterium acetylicum DSM 20416 includes:
- a CDS encoding histidine phosphatase family protein, with the protein MRTIYFVRHCESIKTGSDRGRGLTDAGQEQAQELVAFFQAIPIDIIYSSPMRRAMDSVRPLAEQRDLRIYEAAFQERRFQETDERLSPERLEELLKRSFQNDDYAQSGGESNQIARNRVLVAIDHLRKTHPHHRVVVATHGLVLALVLEHYTGRPANEWLNTMASPAIHQLTFDASGKTSHEQLL; encoded by the coding sequence ATGAGGACGATCTATTTCGTTCGCCATTGCGAATCGATCAAAACAGGCAGTGATCGAGGGCGGGGATTAACAGATGCAGGTCAAGAACAAGCGCAGGAACTCGTAGCGTTCTTTCAAGCGATACCGATTGATATCATTTATTCTAGTCCCATGCGACGGGCGATGGATTCCGTCCGTCCGCTTGCTGAGCAACGAGATTTGCGAATCTACGAGGCAGCGTTTCAGGAACGGCGTTTTCAGGAAACAGACGAACGTTTATCACCTGAACGGCTAGAAGAACTGTTGAAGCGATCATTCCAAAATGACGATTACGCGCAAAGTGGTGGAGAGTCGAATCAAATAGCACGCAATCGTGTTCTAGTAGCCATCGATCATCTACGTAAAACCCACCCGCACCACCGAGTGGTCGTCGCGACGCATGGTCTCGTGTTGGCGTTAGTGCTCGAACACTACACTGGACGACCAGCCAATGAGTGGCTTAACACGATGGCGAGTCCAGCAATCCATCAACTGACATTCGATGCAAGCGGGAAAACGTCTCATGAACAACTATTGTAA